The following proteins are encoded in a genomic region of Paenibacillus antri:
- a CDS encoding phytanoyl-CoA dioxygenase family protein encodes MKTKMGQVELTWGTDVVELKESNDVLGDVEALRRRLREDGYLLIRNFHDRERVLKARGEFLAALQTMGRLDPQAPVEEGVIHPDNKSGMWGGGAEELVERFPTFIDVVSSERTMRFFDELFGEKALTYDYKWPRAIANGANTGAHYDIVYMGRGTKDVYTMWTPFGDIPPEQGTLALLLGSQHYEAVKQSYGRMDVDRDNVATGFFTEDPVELIEKFGGVWASTSFRAGDALIFGMFLMHASFNNETNRYRISSDTRYQRASEPVDERWVGRKPKAHYAWGKTPPKPLSEARKEWGV; translated from the coding sequence ATGAAAACGAAGATGGGCCAGGTTGAATTGACGTGGGGGACCGACGTCGTAGAGCTGAAGGAGTCGAACGACGTGCTCGGCGATGTCGAAGCGCTGCGGAGGAGGCTGCGGGAGGACGGGTATTTACTTATTCGGAACTTCCACGATCGGGAACGGGTGCTGAAAGCTAGGGGAGAGTTTCTTGCGGCGCTGCAGACGATGGGGCGGCTCGACCCGCAAGCCCCCGTCGAAGAGGGCGTCATTCACCCGGACAACAAGAGCGGGATGTGGGGCGGCGGCGCGGAGGAGCTTGTCGAACGCTTTCCTACGTTCATCGACGTCGTGAGCAGCGAGCGGACGATGCGGTTTTTCGACGAGCTGTTCGGAGAGAAGGCGCTGACGTACGACTACAAGTGGCCGCGGGCCATCGCGAACGGCGCCAACACGGGCGCGCATTACGATATCGTCTATATGGGCAGAGGCACGAAGGACGTCTACACGATGTGGACGCCGTTCGGCGACATCCCGCCCGAGCAAGGGACGCTGGCGCTGCTGCTCGGCTCGCAGCATTACGAAGCCGTCAAGCAAAGCTACGGCCGGATGGACGTCGATCGGGACAACGTGGCGACCGGCTTCTTCACGGAGGATCCGGTCGAGTTGATCGAGAAGTTCGGAGGCGTCTGGGCGTCGACGTCGTTCCGCGCGGGGGACGCGCTTATCTTCGGCATGTTTCTGATGCACGCGTCGTTCAACAACGAGACGAACCGGTACCGGATCAGCAGCGATACGCGGTACCAGCGCGCTTCCGAGCCCGTAGACGAGCGGTGGGTCGGCCGGAAGCCGAAGGCGCATTACGCGTGGGGGAAGACGCCGCCCAAGCCGCTGAGCGAAGCCCGGAAGGAATGGGGCGTATAA
- a CDS encoding tryptophan-rich sensory protein, with product MRANLWRGWNTAAYVAVLLANGLANAIPIGGRTTGEVSAMFPVLATPASYAFTIWGAIYALLGVFVLLQWRPGWRELSVFRRIGPWFVVSCAFNIAWLLCWHYLYIRSSVFLILGLLLSLLPIYLATRRVDGSPRDDAGLTSKLFVQLPFSLYTAWIAVASGVNGIVGLKASGGNGWGLEAYWTMLLLLVAAGIAYAAFRRYRDTPFVLTVVWAFVAIGVEQQGAAPIVAWIAWLLAGVLLLLALRIVPARRRRR from the coding sequence GTGCGAGCGAACTTGTGGCGAGGGTGGAATACGGCGGCGTATGTGGCGGTGCTTCTGGCGAACGGACTTGCGAACGCCATTCCGATCGGGGGAAGGACGACCGGCGAGGTGTCGGCGATGTTCCCGGTTTTGGCGACGCCAGCTTCGTATGCGTTTACAATTTGGGGCGCGATCTATGCGCTGCTGGGCGTCTTCGTGCTGCTCCAATGGCGGCCAGGCTGGCGGGAGCTGTCCGTCTTCCGGCGCATCGGGCCTTGGTTCGTCGTAAGCTGCGCGTTCAATATCGCTTGGCTGCTGTGCTGGCACTACTTGTACATTCGTTCGAGCGTCTTCCTCATCCTCGGGCTGCTGCTTTCGCTGCTCCCGATCTACCTCGCGACGCGACGCGTGGACGGCTCGCCGCGCGACGACGCGGGGCTGACGTCGAAGCTGTTCGTGCAGCTTCCCTTCAGCCTGTATACGGCTTGGATCGCGGTCGCTTCCGGCGTCAACGGAATAGTCGGGCTCAAGGCGTCCGGCGGGAACGGTTGGGGGCTCGAAGCGTATTGGACGATGCTGTTGCTCCTCGTCGCGGCGGGTATCGCGTACGCCGCGTTCCGCCGGTACCGCGACACCCCCTTCGTCCTGACGGTCGTCTGGGCATTCGTCGCGATCGGCGTCGAGCAGCAAGGCGCGGCGCCGATCGTCGCATGGATCGCTTGGCTGCTGGCGGGGGTGCTGCTCTTGCTCGCGCTGCGGATCGTGCCGGCGCGGCGGCGGCGGCGGTAG
- a CDS encoding NAD(P)H-binding protein, whose amino-acid sequence MEPNLKKAVLLGATGLVGAQLLDKLLASPAYGEVTAIVRRPLPERAKLKQVVLADFAAMSGAAFAGAEDVFCALGTTIKQAGSQARFREVDYDYPVAAARLAKAAGARRYVLVSSMGADPASKIFYSRVKGETEAAVRALQLPMTSIVRPSLLLGDRRQFRFGERVAALLSRPLAFVFRGSLVKYRPIEARDVAAVMLRAAQMYSPGTHIYENDQLHKMAPNS is encoded by the coding sequence ATGGAACCTAATTTGAAAAAGGCAGTGCTTCTCGGCGCCACCGGACTCGTCGGGGCGCAGCTGTTGGACAAGCTGCTCGCGTCGCCGGCGTACGGCGAGGTGACGGCGATCGTGCGCCGGCCGCTGCCGGAGCGGGCGAAGCTCAAGCAAGTCGTGCTCGCCGACTTCGCGGCGATGTCCGGCGCGGCGTTCGCGGGCGCGGAGGACGTGTTCTGCGCGCTCGGGACGACGATCAAGCAGGCGGGATCGCAGGCGCGGTTCCGCGAAGTCGACTACGACTACCCGGTAGCGGCCGCGCGGCTCGCGAAGGCGGCCGGCGCGCGCCGATACGTGCTCGTCTCGTCGATGGGGGCGGATCCGGCGTCGAAGATTTTCTACAGCCGGGTGAAGGGCGAGACGGAAGCGGCGGTTCGCGCGCTGCAGCTGCCGATGACGTCGATCGTCCGGCCGTCGCTCCTGCTCGGCGACCGGCGGCAGTTCCGGTTCGGCGAACGCGTCGCCGCGCTGTTGTCGCGTCCGCTCGCCTTCGTCTTCCGCGGGTCGCTGGTCAAGTACCGCCCGATCGAGGCGCGCGACGTCGCGGCCGTCATGCTGCGCGCGGCGCAGATGTACTCGCCTGGGACGCATATTTACGAGAACGACCAGCTGCATAAGATGGCGCCGAATTCGTAG
- a CDS encoding NADPH-dependent FMN reductase, whose protein sequence is MTNTNIVLLAGSNRKDASSTKLLRYMKERLKARGVEATLFDVYESPLPIFSPDDAEAHPNARRLIAAVQGADGLVFGTPEYHGSVSGALKNALDYLGASEIGGKPVLSVSSSGGAVGVSSLTHLQGIVRGLHGINSPEWVSIGGRQWFNADGSPADEGMRTRVERALDQLVALTTALKGVTAR, encoded by the coding sequence ATGACGAACACGAACATTGTATTGTTGGCAGGCAGCAACCGGAAGGACGCTTCGAGCACGAAGCTGCTCCGATATATGAAAGAACGGCTGAAGGCGCGAGGCGTCGAGGCGACGCTGTTCGACGTGTACGAGTCGCCGCTGCCGATCTTCTCCCCGGACGACGCCGAAGCGCACCCGAACGCGAGGCGGCTGATCGCCGCCGTGCAGGGTGCCGACGGCCTCGTGTTCGGGACGCCCGAGTATCACGGTTCCGTCTCGGGGGCGCTCAAGAATGCGCTCGATTACCTCGGAGCGAGCGAGATAGGCGGCAAGCCCGTATTGTCCGTCAGCTCGTCGGGCGGCGCCGTCGGCGTCAGCTCGCTGACGCATCTGCAAGGCATCGTACGCGGCTTGCACGGCATCAACAGCCCGGAGTGGGTATCGATCGGCGGCCGCCAGTGGTTCAACGCGGACGGCTCGCCGGCCGACGAAGGGATGCGGACGCGGGTCGAGCGGGCGCTCGACCAGCTCGTAGCGCTGACGACGGCGCTGAAAGGGGTGACGGCGCGATGA
- a CDS encoding helix-turn-helix domain-containing protein has protein sequence MKSFIGTHDERWQDDRMYRHDSLEITFIMEGSGRFRTEAEEMSVEGGQVVCIRPGTLHSFHAVTPIRFGVILTEGAEGVQLAMFEALLAGKPYADIRLSPAHRERYEALFRLWLRVLSAPAKDPEAVYSTWLQLFLVFLSESDGAAGREVLSVARAAESIRQRFRDRLSVGMLASLCGLSEDGFRRQFYRAYGMTPKQFQQQCRVSEAKWMLSSTSHSVQEVGEAVGYATVHAFSAWFKKETGLAPTEWKATLTLNRSGGADRSIFE, from the coding sequence ATGAAGAGTTTCATAGGCACGCATGACGAGCGGTGGCAGGACGATCGCATGTACCGTCACGACAGCTTGGAAATCACGTTCATTATGGAGGGGAGCGGCCGGTTTCGCACGGAGGCCGAGGAGATGTCCGTCGAAGGCGGGCAGGTCGTGTGCATCCGGCCCGGCACGCTGCATTCCTTCCATGCCGTCACGCCGATCCGCTTCGGCGTCATCTTGACGGAGGGGGCCGAAGGCGTCCAGCTGGCGATGTTCGAAGCGCTGCTCGCGGGGAAGCCGTACGCCGACATTCGGCTGTCGCCCGCGCATCGGGAGCGGTACGAAGCGTTGTTTCGCCTATGGCTCCGCGTCTTGTCGGCTCCGGCGAAAGACCCCGAGGCGGTGTATTCGACATGGCTGCAGCTGTTCTTGGTGTTCTTGTCCGAAAGCGACGGCGCCGCCGGGCGGGAGGTGCTGTCGGTCGCGCGGGCGGCGGAATCGATTCGACAGCGCTTCCGGGACCGGCTGTCCGTAGGGATGCTGGCGAGCCTGTGCGGCTTGAGCGAGGACGGCTTCCGCAGGCAATTCTATCGGGCGTACGGCATGACGCCGAAGCAGTTCCAACAGCAGTGTAGAGTGTCGGAGGCGAAATGGATGCTCAGCTCGACGAGCCACAGCGTGCAGGAGGTCGGCGAAGCCGTCGGCTACGCGACCGTCCACGCCTTCTCCGCTTGGTTCAAGAAGGAGACCGGCCTGGCGCCGACGGAATGGAAGGCGACGCTGACGCTGAACCGGTCGGGCGGGGCGGACCGGTCCATTTTCGAGTAA
- a CDS encoding VOC family protein, whose product MIKGLYETHLPVSDLQRSIAFYESLGLELAVQSDDVAFLWIEKRSSWLGLWAKDDFRTNREPSTAPSNGRHIAFRVDFDDLRAAVGWLAERGIAVDAFGGVDVREPLMRPHQQNASVYFYDPDGNHLELMCSLPEGAPTEPARLLPLSEGWPELT is encoded by the coding sequence ATGATCAAGGGCTTATACGAGACGCATCTGCCGGTGTCGGACTTGCAGCGTTCTATCGCGTTCTACGAATCGCTCGGCCTCGAGCTTGCCGTCCAATCCGACGACGTTGCGTTCCTCTGGATCGAGAAGCGGTCGAGCTGGTTAGGCCTTTGGGCGAAGGACGATTTCCGCACGAACCGGGAGCCGTCCACTGCGCCGTCGAACGGCCGGCACATCGCCTTCCGCGTCGACTTCGACGACTTGCGCGCCGCCGTCGGCTGGCTCGCCGAGCGGGGCATCGCCGTCGACGCCTTCGGCGGGGTCGACGTCCGCGAGCCGCTCATGCGGCCGCATCAACAGAACGCGTCGGTGTACTTCTACGATCCCGACGGCAACCACCTCGAGCTCATGTGCAGCTTGCCCGAAGGAGCGCCGACGGAACCCGCGCGGCTGCTCCCTTTAAGCGAGGGCTGGCCGGAGCTTACGTAA
- a CDS encoding GAF domain-containing sensor histidine kinase, whose protein sequence is MEMRDDARVREAELLRDIAETINGTYDMTQMLDAVLDKVLELTGLSTGWVFLIEPRKTGALRCAADVGLPPALARDAKRPMRSGTCWCVDRFRDGRLHRAANILNCKRIEDAILHKRGDTGGLTHHATIPLRSGDDLFGILNVGAPGKTAFSDEELSLLQSVALQIGTASHRIRLYGEERKRAARFERLGAAASELRAVVEPKPERIAASIVRVAGETFGWSNVSLWMRESQGLFLHASYDAGEVRVPSCGAPGHSCALLDDVLETLETKRLAAPVDPGLLPSGAPIRAGAAVPLVLQGRPIGVLVAGSSTEAAFDGVDAEVLSALSAHAALTYENARLQEQGKTLARWEERNRIARDLHDSVSQMLFSLQLHAKGLEAALAESPAGVRRAATEIGRLSREALAEMRGMIRQLRPAGLEEGLLTGLTRYGASIGVTVSCDAGALRQLPERVELALWRIGQEALNNVVKHAGVDRASIALAFEPGAVVMTVSDRGNGFRNDDADGYGFGMTTMRERAESAGGAATVDSRPGYGTDVRVRLPLPAAERGGEKP, encoded by the coding sequence ATGGAGATGCGGGACGACGCGCGCGTGCGCGAGGCGGAGCTGCTGCGGGACATCGCGGAGACGATCAACGGCACGTACGATATGACGCAGATGCTGGACGCCGTGCTGGATAAGGTGCTCGAGCTGACGGGCCTCTCGACGGGATGGGTGTTCCTCATCGAACCTCGGAAGACCGGAGCGCTGCGCTGCGCGGCCGACGTCGGGTTGCCCCCGGCGCTCGCGCGGGACGCCAAGCGGCCGATGCGGAGCGGCACCTGCTGGTGCGTCGACCGGTTCCGCGACGGGCGTTTGCACCGAGCCGCGAATATTTTGAACTGCAAGCGCATCGAGGACGCGATCCTGCACAAGCGCGGCGACACCGGCGGGCTGACGCATCATGCGACGATTCCGCTCCGGTCGGGCGACGACTTGTTCGGCATCCTGAACGTCGGCGCGCCGGGCAAGACGGCGTTCAGCGACGAGGAGCTGAGCCTGCTGCAATCGGTCGCGCTGCAGATCGGCACGGCGTCGCACCGCATCCGGCTGTACGGCGAGGAGCGCAAGCGCGCCGCGCGGTTCGAGCGGCTCGGCGCGGCCGCGAGCGAGCTGCGCGCGGTCGTCGAGCCGAAGCCGGAACGCATCGCGGCCAGCATCGTGCGCGTCGCGGGCGAGACGTTCGGCTGGTCGAACGTCTCGCTATGGATGCGGGAGTCGCAGGGGCTCTTCCTGCACGCCTCGTACGACGCGGGAGAGGTGCGCGTGCCTTCGTGCGGGGCGCCCGGCCATTCGTGCGCGCTGCTCGACGACGTCCTCGAGACGCTGGAGACGAAGCGGCTCGCGGCGCCGGTCGATCCGGGGCTGCTTCCGTCGGGCGCGCCGATCCGCGCGGGCGCCGCCGTGCCGCTCGTGCTGCAGGGGCGGCCGATCGGCGTGCTCGTCGCGGGCAGCTCGACCGAAGCGGCGTTCGACGGCGTCGACGCGGAGGTGCTCTCCGCGCTGTCGGCGCATGCGGCGCTCACCTACGAGAACGCGAGGCTGCAGGAGCAGGGCAAGACGCTCGCCCGTTGGGAGGAGCGCAACCGGATCGCCCGCGACCTGCACGATTCGGTGTCGCAAATGCTGTTTTCGCTGCAGCTGCACGCCAAAGGGCTCGAGGCCGCGCTGGCGGAATCGCCCGCGGGCGTGCGGCGGGCGGCGACGGAGATCGGCCGTCTGTCGCGCGAGGCGCTGGCCGAGATGCGCGGCATGATTCGGCAGCTGCGGCCGGCCGGCCTCGAGGAAGGGCTGCTGACGGGGCTGACCCGCTACGGCGCCTCGATCGGCGTGACGGTGTCCTGCGACGCGGGCGCGCTGCGACAGCTGCCGGAACGCGTCGAGCTGGCGCTGTGGCGCATCGGGCAGGAGGCGCTCAATAACGTGGTGAAGCACGCCGGCGTCGACCGGGCGTCGATCGCGCTCGCGTTCGAGCCGGGCGCCGTCGTCATGACGGTGTCGGATCGCGGGAACGGGTTCCGGAACGACGACGCGGACGGCTACGGCTTCGGCATGACGACGATGCGGGAGCGGGCGGAATCGGCCGGCGGCGCGGCCACGGTCGACAGCCGACCGGGATACGGAACGGACGTGCGCGTCCGACTGCCGCTGCCGGCGGCGGAACGAGGAGGGGAGAAGCCATGA
- a CDS encoding helix-turn-helix transcriptional regulator, with product MSDKLIRIFNILTAIQANPGISANDLAFKCEVDVRTIYRDMELIYLIAPVTNEGKGTGYRFMGRFAMTPLNFTEQESLVFSMLPSLLDKEKLPPGFETAYDKVMAAHRKEKSRRHHIIEDIADIIQMGTPAYRKESPNFLQPIIRAILEHRTIDTVYHTMSRDETTERRIDPYYLVPRDQRFYLIGYCHSKQGIRTFRISRFRKVEVTEELFDKGDFSIKKHLKNTWSIEQGDKNITFKVRFSADIARYVKEEELFVHPRMKDHKDGSMTFEVTVNNEKEFLRWILQYGPSAEILEPKSVREKMRDQLRDWLALYK from the coding sequence ATGAGCGATAAGCTGATCCGCATCTTCAACATCCTGACGGCGATTCAAGCCAATCCGGGCATCTCCGCGAACGATCTCGCCTTCAAATGCGAGGTCGACGTCCGCACCATCTACCGGGATATGGAGCTGATTTACTTGATCGCGCCCGTCACCAACGAAGGGAAGGGAACCGGCTATCGGTTCATGGGCCGATTCGCGATGACGCCGCTCAACTTCACCGAGCAGGAATCGCTCGTCTTCTCGATGCTGCCGTCGCTGCTTGACAAGGAGAAGCTGCCGCCCGGGTTCGAGACCGCATACGACAAGGTGATGGCCGCGCACCGCAAGGAGAAGTCGCGGCGGCATCACATCATCGAGGACATCGCGGACATTATCCAGATGGGCACGCCGGCGTACCGGAAGGAGAGTCCGAACTTCCTGCAGCCGATCATCCGCGCCATTCTCGAACACCGGACGATCGACACCGTCTACCACACGATGTCCCGCGACGAGACGACGGAGCGAAGGATCGACCCGTATTACTTGGTGCCGCGGGATCAGCGGTTTTACTTGATCGGGTATTGCCACTCGAAGCAGGGCATTCGCACGTTCCGGATCAGCCGCTTCCGGAAGGTCGAAGTGACCGAGGAGCTGTTCGACAAAGGCGACTTCAGCATCAAGAAGCATCTGAAGAACACATGGTCGATCGAGCAGGGCGACAAGAACATTACGTTCAAGGTGCGCTTCAGCGCCGACATCGCCCGATACGTGAAAGAGGAGGAGCTGTTCGTCCATCCGCGGATGAAGGATCATAAGGACGGCAGCATGACGTTCGAAGTGACGGTCAATAACGAAAAGGAATTCCTCCGCTGGATTCTCCAATACGGCCCGTCCGCGGAAATTCTCGAGCCGAAGTCGGTGCGGGAGAAGATGCGGGATCAGCTGCGGGACTGGCTGGCGTTGTACAAGTAG
- a CDS encoding response regulator, giving the protein MSGTNDSGKEAAAASKSAIRVLLVDDHAIVRQGLVFYLGMQNDLDIVGEAANGVEAVSRAAELKPDVILMDLFMPEKNGIEATRDIRAMDAKARIIVLTSFSEQDHVLSAIKAGANGYLLKDADPADIANAIRGAHAGRPQLHPAAAAQLMSHVAATQDHPAAPAAAPTGPASPDALTPREAEILSFLARGYSNKEIAAACGIAEKTVKTHVSSLLSKLGVADRTQAALYAVKNGLVES; this is encoded by the coding sequence ATGAGCGGAACGAACGATTCGGGTAAGGAAGCGGCCGCGGCATCGAAATCCGCCATCCGCGTGCTCCTCGTCGACGATCATGCGATCGTGCGGCAGGGGCTTGTTTTCTATCTGGGCATGCAGAACGACCTCGACATCGTCGGCGAAGCGGCGAACGGCGTCGAAGCGGTAAGCCGCGCGGCCGAGCTGAAGCCAGATGTTATCTTGATGGACCTGTTCATGCCGGAGAAAAACGGGATCGAGGCGACGCGGGACATCCGGGCGATGGACGCGAAGGCGAGGATTATCGTGTTGACGTCGTTTTCCGAGCAGGATCATGTGTTGTCGGCCATCAAGGCCGGCGCGAACGGGTATTTGTTGAAGGACGCGGACCCCGCCGACATCGCGAACGCGATTCGAGGCGCTCATGCAGGCCGGCCGCAGCTGCACCCGGCCGCCGCGGCTCAGCTCATGTCGCACGTCGCCGCGACGCAGGATCATCCGGCCGCGCCAGCCGCCGCCCCGACCGGTCCGGCGTCCCCGGACGCGCTCACGCCGCGGGAGGCGGAAATTTTGTCCTTCCTTGCCCGAGGCTATAGTAATAAGGAGATTGCGGCCGCCTGCGGCATCGCGGAAAAAACCGTGAAGACGCACGTCAGCAGCCTGCTGAGCAAGCTCGGCGTCGCCGATCGGACGCAAGCGGCGCTGTACGCCGTGAAGAACGGTCTCGTAGAGTCCTAA
- a CDS encoding Gfo/Idh/MocA family protein: protein MTTQLRGAVIGYGGAFNMGKQHAMQMMENGIAFAAACDLDAGRAAQAKADFPDIDTYTNPDDLLARDDIDLITVITPHNTHAELGMRILQAGKHCILEKPMCIAAADGYAMTMLAREKGKMLSVYHNRRWDGWYLTLKDLIGRGIIGDVFHIELAFGGYGKPNDWWRSVKAISGGALYDWGAHLIDYALGVVPGGIRSVRGVVQNLVWHEYTNEDHVDSTIYMENGATINVQISSIAHAGKPHVRLLGTKGGIVDGNIFDGELTLYTDLSGVKVETKVATAKSRGESYYANVADHLYRGAKLIVTPEQSLRNIAVIETTEKSAAEGRELPVPFEELHR from the coding sequence ATGACAACGCAGCTTCGAGGAGCGGTCATCGGATACGGCGGCGCATTCAACATGGGCAAGCAGCATGCGATGCAGATGATGGAGAACGGGATCGCGTTCGCGGCGGCGTGCGATCTGGACGCGGGCCGGGCCGCGCAAGCGAAGGCGGACTTCCCGGACATCGATACGTATACGAATCCCGACGACCTGCTGGCGCGGGACGACATCGACCTGATTACGGTCATTACGCCGCACAATACGCACGCGGAGCTCGGCATGCGCATCTTGCAAGCCGGGAAGCACTGCATCCTGGAGAAGCCGATGTGTATCGCCGCGGCGGACGGCTACGCGATGACGATGCTCGCCCGCGAGAAGGGGAAGATGCTGTCGGTGTATCATAACCGCCGTTGGGACGGCTGGTACTTGACGCTGAAGGACCTGATCGGGAGAGGCATCATCGGCGACGTCTTCCACATCGAGCTGGCGTTCGGCGGGTACGGCAAGCCGAACGATTGGTGGCGGTCCGTGAAGGCGATCTCCGGCGGGGCATTGTACGATTGGGGCGCGCATCTGATCGATTATGCGCTCGGCGTCGTCCCGGGCGGCATCCGTTCGGTGCGCGGCGTCGTGCAGAACCTCGTGTGGCACGAGTATACGAACGAGGACCACGTGGACAGCACCATCTATATGGAAAACGGCGCCACGATCAACGTTCAAATCTCGAGCATCGCGCACGCGGGCAAGCCGCATGTCCGGCTGCTCGGGACGAAAGGCGGGATCGTGGACGGGAACATTTTCGACGGGGAGCTGACGCTCTATACCGATCTCTCCGGCGTGAAGGTGGAGACGAAGGTGGCGACCGCCAAGAGCCGAGGCGAATCGTATTATGCGAACGTCGCGGATCATCTGTATCGCGGAGCGAAGCTGATCGTGACGCCGGAGCAATCGCTTCGCAACATCGCCGTCATCGAGACGACGGAGAAGTCGGCGGCCGAAGGCCGGGAGCTGCCGGTGCCGTTCGAAGAGCTGCATCGATAA
- a CDS encoding PAS domain-containing sensor histidine kinase, whose amino-acid sequence MDQASLLRSFELEFRVAKNPALFESLLHRIFTLSSEIISITTFEEGLCLYANDAFFEVVGFRREDIIGRTFDLWANPSDRKELVLMLKERGTVRNFESDFLDEAGNIHHALLNLQCVEILGVQCILTVARDITKDRVQMKESLHIELLDDLRQALKSLPNLVFRLEKDENGMLVYTLSEGKIAEAMGLTTEAIYGRTVPELFPPEIYAVAEPHIRRALNGEHTEFEIEVGGVVLHKLMSPYYENDRIKGVVGAAIDITEKRKLETLLQRSEMSSVLGQLAAGAAHEIRNPLTAIKGFVQLAGELFDRSGNAKGREYIDMAMAELSRVNGLVTEMLWLRKPKEIRYEPVSVPKLLQEMVPLLHVEANIKSIQVLLHMEDVPDIMAKSDLLKQVVLNLCKNGIEAMNEGGSLHLSSWSAGGKVFVGIRDTGPGIPAELQGQLFTPFLTTKPTGNGLGLFICKQIVQDMNGDIQIESSPQGTAATLSFPAAPA is encoded by the coding sequence ATGGATCAAGCAAGCTTACTGCGATCATTCGAGCTGGAGTTTCGCGTCGCCAAGAATCCCGCTTTGTTTGAGTCTTTGTTACACCGGATTTTCACGTTGAGTTCGGAAATTATCAGCATCACCACGTTCGAGGAGGGCCTCTGCCTCTATGCGAACGATGCGTTCTTCGAAGTCGTCGGCTTTCGCAGAGAAGATATTATCGGCCGGACGTTCGATCTATGGGCGAACCCTTCCGATCGGAAGGAACTGGTCCTCATGTTAAAGGAGCGGGGCACAGTCAGAAATTTCGAATCCGACTTCTTGGACGAAGCCGGGAATATCCATCACGCGCTGCTGAATCTGCAGTGCGTCGAGATCCTTGGCGTGCAGTGCATCTTAACCGTCGCCAGAGACATTACCAAAGATCGAGTACAGATGAAGGAGTCGCTTCATATAGAGCTGCTGGACGATCTGCGGCAAGCGCTTAAGTCGCTGCCGAATCTCGTCTTCCGCCTCGAGAAGGACGAGAACGGGATGCTCGTCTATACGTTGTCCGAGGGCAAGATCGCCGAAGCGATGGGACTGACGACGGAAGCGATCTATGGGCGAACCGTACCGGAGCTGTTCCCTCCCGAGATTTACGCCGTCGCGGAGCCGCATATCCGGAGGGCGCTGAACGGAGAGCATACCGAGTTCGAAATCGAGGTCGGCGGCGTCGTCCTCCACAAGCTTATGTCTCCCTATTACGAAAACGACCGCATCAAAGGCGTCGTCGGCGCCGCCATCGACATCACCGAGAAGCGAAAGCTGGAGACGCTGCTCCAACGTTCCGAGATGAGCTCGGTCTTGGGCCAGCTCGCCGCGGGAGCCGCGCACGAAATCCGGAATCCGCTTACGGCGATCAAGGGCTTCGTTCAGCTCGCGGGCGAACTGTTCGATCGAAGCGGCAACGCCAAGGGCCGCGAATACATCGACATGGCGATGGCGGAGCTGTCTCGCGTGAACGGGCTCGTCACCGAGATGTTATGGCTGCGGAAGCCGAAGGAAATCCGTTACGAGCCCGTCTCAGTCCCGAAGCTGCTGCAGGAGATGGTCCCGCTCCTGCATGTCGAGGCGAACATCAAGTCGATTCAAGTGCTGCTGCATATGGAAGACGTTCCCGACATAATGGCCAAGAGCGATCTGCTGAAGCAAGTCGTCTTGAATCTATGCAAGAACGGGATCGAGGCGATGAACGAGGGCGGCAGCCTGCATCTCTCTTCCTGGTCGGCCGGCGGGAAGGTGTTCGTCGGCATTCGCGATACGGGACCCGGAATCCCGGCCGAGCTGCAAGGGCAGCTGTTCACGCCCTTCCTGACGACGAAGCCGACGGGCAACGGACTCGGGCTGTTCATCTGCAAGCAGATCGTGCAGGATATGAACGGAGACATTCAGATCGAGTCGAGCCCGCAGGGGACCGCGGCGACGCTGTCGTTCCCCGCGGCGCCGGCTTGA